The genomic segment CAAACCTACCTAAATACTTTGTGCGAGTGGCTGAAACACTGGCGTATAAAACCAAATGAAACTAAGTCTATACACGTAACATTCACACTTAACCACGGAAACTGCCCTCCAGTTCAAATGAATGAAGTCCAACTCCCGCAGGCGAATGAGGCGAAATATCTGGGACTATACTTGGACAAGAAACTAACTTGGAAAAcgcacataaaaataaaaagaaaagcttgtgatatacaactacaaaaaatgaattttctgatTGGACCAAATTCCAAGTTATCCTTAGAAAATAAGATACTTATATACAAATGCATTATAAAACCAATCTGGACATACGGTATCCAGCTATGGGGAACCGCTTCACATACAACAATCAAACTACTACAGCAACTACAATCAAAAACATTACGCAAAATTGCAGGTGCACCATACTACATAACTAATAAGCGACTACACGaggaattaaatataaaaactgtCCAGGAAGAAGTATTGTCACaactccaaaattataaattgagaATTCAACAACATCCAAACCCACTAGCAACAAACCTGATGAGGAACACTGAAACATTTAAGCGGCTCAAAAGAAAAGCACCGCAAGACCTACTGTAAATTTTTAACTCCACTTTAATGatgcataaataaattttatacgtGGGCCAACCACTGGGTTGGCACCATTAGTAATTATAATATACAAAATAATGTCGATAATAATGTAAATATCTATACTAAGATAGAaagcattaataaaaattaattaaaaaaaaaaaaaaaaaaaaaaacaatgtcaaccagcattcaattatggtccgaatcggactataacttgatatagctccaataggataacagttcttattcaatattctatgtttgtctaaaaagagataccgcgcatagaactcgacaaatgcgatcaatggtggagggtatataagaatcggcccggccgaacttagcactctcttacttgttatatataagatgtatgGGCAAAATTGCGGAAAACTAATCTGCAGCTTGGAAATCTTATTTTCCTTAGGTCCCATTCCCAAATACTCTCCCCTAGGAAGGGGAACATTTATTATCAATATATGGTATttgaattataaaatttatatgTAGTTGGCATTATTTTCATGGCATTTGATGTTGCTTGCTTCGaatttttttccaacatttctcaTCTATTGAATTTCGAAGACGAACacttgacaaattttctttgttAGAATCATTATGTATCGCCATGGATTGCAAGACCTCAATAGTTTCACCAAATGTTTGTGGTTATGATAACATAAAAGaataacaaatataaaaaaaaaacaaaataaattttaaatttcgacACCGTGCTCACGAGACTGCACCAGATAATTGCattattgacatttttagtTTCGGTAGCATTGAAAGAAATTTCATATCACAAAACAAACGCAAGTGCCGGACTCACACTTGGAGTTGGGCGTTGTTGATGATTTGTCACATATGTAGAACAAGTCTGCTCAAGGGATGAGGACACAATGTGAGACTTGGTGTTGTTTGTTTAACCCTCATGAATGTACtagaaaaaaacgaaacattttttttccttctATGAGGAAATTTGAGATATCCCAAAAAGTTGCCAGAAAGCCCGAAACCCCAATCTTATTGACATTCCTCTTATGTGTGACTTGTCTATTTTTAAACATTAACAAGGTGACAAGTGGATTTTGGATGTCTGGAGATTTCAAAAACTGCAGACAAACCAAGGAgtctaaataaataaaaagaaaaaaatcccgCAGACCAATCCTGCAGTAGCACTTGACTCGAGAGAGTCCAAAAAGGGAAGATGCAACAAATAAAGTATGATTTAAACAGTAGCTACTGTTGTCTTTGGGTCACAAGAATTATGacgtgtcaaaaaaaaaaaaaaaaatatattatattGACACCCATGGCCTAGCTAAAGTCTTTTAGCAGacccaaatttggattttgggtggtctttattttcaaatttaattcaTACAAAAATGTTTCATTACAACTAGCCTAAACAAAACGGAAATGTGTttgttaaaaaaacaaatgtgtAGGAAATTCACCACCCATTCTGACTCAAAGTTACTTGCTGCCGTCATTTCTAGTTCACAGATGCCTTaacacaaatttgttgttgaaaaatATGCGAAGTGTCCATCGTAATGCATGCCAACTAGATGCTACCATGTGGTTTTCATGTTTCCATCATTGGGGTCTCCCACAATGATTTCTTTACCACTAGTCTGCGGCCTCTGTTTGTCTGTCAGCCACTTCACATTTGTTTGTGGTTAAAGCCTTCAATGGAACTTCTTGGGCTGATAGGGAACACAGTTGGTTCGCTACTTTGATGGGCCGAAAAGTAGCCATAACTTAAGTTTATTTTGCTAGGCTGGGCGATTTTTCACGATTTAATCTGAAATGAAACTACGATAAAATAAGTATGTATTAGccaaaagttataaaaaaacaagtaaaagcgtgctaagttcggccgggccgaatcttatataccctccaccatggatcgtatttgtcgagttcttttccctgcatctcttcttaggcaaaaaaaggatataagaaaagatttgctctgctattagagcgatatcaagatatggtccagtttggaccacaattaaattatatgttggaggcctgtgtaaaatgtcagtcaattcgaataagaattgcgccctttgtaaaatagagagatcgatttatatgggagctgtatcggcctatagatcgattcagaccataataaacacgtatgttaatggtcataagagaatccgtcgtacaaaatttcaggcaaatcggataataattgcgacctctacaggctcaagaagtcaagatcccagatcggtttatatggcagctatatcagattatgaaccgacttgtattttatttgacaaagttgttgaaagtaacaataaaaaacgtcttgcgaaatttcagccaaatcggatagaaattgaaccctctagaagctcaagaagtcaagtccccagatctgtttatatgacagctatatcaggttatgaaccgatttgaaccatatttggcacagttgttggatatcataacaaaatactacgtgccaaaattcattcaaattggataagaattgcgccctctagaggctcaagaagtcaagacccaagatcggtttatatgacagctatataaggttatggaccgatttgaaccatacttggcacagttgttggatatcataagaaaacacgtcgtgcaaaatttcattcaaatcggataagaattgcgccctccagaggctcaagaagtcaagacccaagatcggtttatatggcagctatatcaggttatgaaccgatttgaaccacacttagcacaaatgttggatataataaaaaaacatgtcgtgcagaatttcattctgatcggataagaattgcgcacactagaggctcaagaagtcaagacccaagatcagtttatatggcagctatatcaggttatggaccgatttgaactatacttggcacagttgttggataacatagcaaaatacgtcgtgcaaaatttcattcaaatcggataagaattgcgcactctagaggctcaagaagtcaagatccaagatcggtttgtatggcagctatatcaaaacatggaccgatatggcccatttacaataccaaccgacctacactaataagaagtatttgtgcaaaatttcaagcggctagctttattccttcggaagttagcgtgctttcaacagacagacggacagacggacggacggacggacggacagacggacggacatggctagatcgatataaaatgtcacgacgatcaagaatatatatactttatggggtctcagacgaatatttcgagtagttacaaacagaatgacgaaattagtataccccccatcttatggtggagggtataaaaatttttcaatattatttATCAAAATATATGAGCACAAATAACTGAGGGGAAAGCCCTACCACAAAACCCCATTGAACGggcacatggaccgattttgggaatatgggacttaaatcaaAGTCATTTGGCAGAAAAGTGCAAACATAACatacattttgtaaaaattttctttaaaaagaaaattttgacaaaatgttttttactaataaaattttgtaacaatTTTCTAAAAACTTTACTTTACGCTTTGACAGAATTTTACTactttttaacaaataaaagtgtgctaagtttggccaggccgaatcttatataccctccaccattgatcgcatttgtcgagttatatgcgcggtatctctttttagacaaacatagaatattgaataagaactgttatcctattggagctatatcaagttatagtccgattcggaccataattaaatgctgattgagaattgcgccttgtaggggctcaagaagcaaaatcgggagataggtttatatgggagctgtatcaagctattgatcgattcagaccatactagacacgtatattgaaggtcatgagagaaggccttgtcaagatccaagatcggtttatataacacctattccagattatgaaccgatttgaatcatacttagcacagttggtgaaagtaataccaaaacacttgtAGCGTGTCACCCTATGTCTGATTGGAGTAGAGCGACATCTGGTTTTGAACAGTCACGTTTTTATGGCAACTAGGGAATACAACCCTGCGCTACCACCATatgttacctccacatacaaatgtgaccACTACAACGACACTTCAAAGAAacatatgttttttgtttttgctattttggaaaaGCAAATTTCATGATGGTTCCTCGGTGGACATGATGGCTTGGGGGAACCATGATGGTCAGGTGGTGGAGCCATcagtaaatataaaaaaaattaaacacaagtgaattaacaaaagaaaaatttatgtgTTTATTGAGCGGTGTCACAGAATAAACAAAGTGGTGAAAACTAAAGAAATAATTTACAACAAATGTAAAGTTTTAGTGAACATCTTAAAGCTATAGAAAAAGTTACAAATATAAGGCAAAGTTCTAAAAACagtatatatgtgtgtatatatatatatatatctatgaaaattttacaatgatttaaaataacttgaaaaataaaagaatgaaAGAAATCGGAAAGCTTAAAGAAAGTAAAGCTGTAAAAAAACctataaaagaaaaagaaagatttattaaagaagaaaacactgaaaagaaatagaaaagaaatcaaatcatatAATGTAAAATTTAAAGCTAAAAACTTAAGTCTAAAAATAAAAGCGAAAGTCAAGACTCCTCCACCTCCACTGCCACACGTATAAAAGACTTCAGCTGCTGCAATTGGCATATCCACCACTCCTGTCGCTACTCCACCGAGGGACCTAGACGCTGTCGCATACCCCAGTGTCCATAAGGTAGTCCAAAAAGTTTCTCTGACCATAAACAGACAGGCATACAGACGGTTGACTCTCGAcggatttatttttgttaaaaaaagttttttctgaaaaaaaagggaaaaaaaaggaaattaggTAGGGACAACATCgagcttttttttattactaaGCCTTTGGTTGGGTTCTATAGAGTAACCTAAGCATGAGCtcatagttaggttaggtagtgGATAGTAGAGGATATTTCCTTGCCCATCAGCCAATGTTGACCTTACGGTGCTGAGAAAACAGCACATCAGAAAACccctagaaaataataaaagaaaaaaacttttttagacAAGAACTGACTGCGACATATACACTTAAACACGACAATACTTACCAAAgactagacggacggacggacaaacgagaACCTAAAAGGGACCCTACTGGCCGCAGAGGCTGCCACCAGGACCACAATACCCGGGGACTCCATTGGCATTTATCCGGAACAGTCGCCATTAGAACCAGGAACCTGAAAAACACGAGAttgagaaattaaatttaaaagccttaaattttgcttgaaaaataattttgctaATTTTGATCCAAACTACTGTTTTTGCTTAAAGTAAATGTTTTACGAAAAATTTGTTAGTCTTGATAActtgaattttaatttcttaactACCTTTTCTTTGGTCATTACAAGTTTAGTTATAAATGTCAAAATTGAGAGTATCAGGGAGGTTGTGACCTCCAAATAAAGCAGTGCCGAATTTTGTACGAATGttagaatgaaatatttttggtttttttctttcccATCAAGGGATAGAAGACTAAAGAAAGGGGAAGGAATGGTGTAATGAACAGGTGAGTAAGCTTTTGGGGTACTCCGATTTAATGGGCCACGGGAGTACCATGGTTTGGGGAGGTATAGGCCGAGGCATGCCATGGAAGACCGGCATGCCAGCGAACCGATAAAGACATTTTTTCTGTGTGTTTAATTTCAAGTGTTTACGTACCCGCTGTATTTGTCCACCCACAAGCTGgttgattttagtttttttttttgtccctccTTTTTGGCAATAGGTGTTGGCAAAGAACCGCGCCCCATCCACTGAGCCACAGCCGGAGCTCAACCGCCAGCAGCCAGCGCCCGCCAGCATCAATTGCCACTCCAGAGAAAAGGTGGAGCGACCTCCTATGGGGGTACGTGACACACTACGTGACACACTACGtgtagttaaatcggacgataattgcgccctgtagaggctcaagaagtcaagaccccagatcggtttatatgacagctataccagattatgaaccgatttgaagcacacttggaaaaattattggatatcataacaaaatacgtcgtgcaaaatttcattccaatcggataagaattgcgccttctagaagttcaagaagtcaagacccaacatcggtttatatggcagctatatcaggttataaaccgatttaaaccatactttgcacaattgttggatatcataccaaaacacgtcgtgcaaaatcggattatcccaatcggataagaattgcgcactctagaggctcaagaagacaagatccaagatcggtttatatggcagctatatcaaaacatggaccgatatggcccatttacaataccaactgacctacactaataagaagtatttgtgcaaaagttcaagcggctagctctactccttcggaagttagcgtgctttcgacagacagacggacggacggacggacatggctaaatcgatataaaatgtcgcgacgatcaagaatatatatactttatggggtctcagacgaatatttcgagtagttacaaacagaatgacgaaattagtataccccccatcctatggtggagggtataataatgatataagaaaagatttgctctgctattagagcgatatcaagatgtagtccggtttggaccacaattaaattatatgttggagacctgtgtaaaatgtgagccaattcgaataagaattgtgccctttgtggcctcaagaagtaaaatagagagatggatttgtatttgtatatagaccgattcagaccataataaacacgtatgttaatggtcatgagagaatccgtcgtacaaaatttcaggcaaaccggataataattgcgacctctagaggctcaagaagtcaagatcccagatcggtttatacggcagctatatcaggttatgaaccgatttgaaccatacatggcacagttgttgaatatcataataaaacacgtcgtgcaaaatttcattctaatcgaataagaattgcgcactctagaggctcaagaaatcaagacccaagatcggtttatatggcagctatatggaccgatatggcccatttacaataccaaccgacctacactaataataagtatttgtgcaaaatttcaagcggttagcttcactccttcggaagttagtgtgctttcgacagacagacggacggacggacatggctagatcgacataaaatttcgcgacgatcaagaatatatatactttatgggttcttagacgaatatttcgtggtgttacaatcAGCATGACGAAAATAGCAGTCACTTAGCACTTAATTAAAATagcaatcggttaacaaatgagcacttaatTGACCAGCAATGGATCTAGGAGTGAAAACTGACTGACTGTAtgatgaaaaaattttcgaaatcgtacatgccggtcatgtttaccgactatggaaatatggggctcaaattcatggtatttgggagtagaccacgtatctgatatcaacattagggaccaactctaTAGGAAACGTCCCTCCACCATAAcatcccccaaataggacatatttgtcctatttgagtcttaaagaatgtggaactaaatatttatagattttagggctaaaaccccaaaccggacatatttgccgacttttgcaataaggagtttaaatgagattagaaaacgaatttggtatccaattttgaggccaatggcagtatggggttcaaataaatgatatatagacatatgaggatggagcacgttgctgatatattttccgggcttagtgtttggtggaccatccaaatcaccaaaacacccctaattgggcatatttaccgtccatgtaaataaatggtatttgaaagaagagcacgatgttgaaagtttttcagggccaagtgtctgggggaccacctcacccccgaaaacaccactaaatcagatataatgagaatatcgggctgaaataaagtatgttaagaatgaagtacacctaacatccaaacttaaattcttagaccaattaaaatcatatgggattcggacaaaggcacttatattggtaaattgttagtcaagcgatatactattttcgtagcatggtatttcactaaaaagtctataattgtcgaaaaaaaaatattccatggaaacttttgttacatataaagtagtttttttttaaaacaaatttcgataaattttctataaaaactcaatttctacaaaatctttaaaggaatacaatttttgaattattaaaaatttttacaacatcttcaaaggattttttatacccaccaccttaggatggggatacactaatctagtcactcgacttgaaacacctcgatatattcgtctaaagccccataatgtatatatcttcctgatcgtctcgacgtttagagtcgatctagttatgtccctccgtccgcctgtcgaaatcacgatagaggtcgaacgcgtatagctagccggttgaaattttgcacagatacttaatattgatgtaggtcttcgAAGATTGTATATGGGCTACATCTGCttagattttgataaagctccgATAAAACCCGATCtacagatttgatttcttgagctcctggaagccgcaatttttgtccgatttggctgaaatttttcatgtggtattttgttatgactttcaataactgtggaaAGTACTGCCCGAATCGGTTtaggacctgatatagctcccatataaaccgatcttccggtttgacttcttgagccctggaagccaccattttcatccgatttggcagaaattgagcatgtagtggtttgttatgacatttaacaaatgtgcttagaacggtctaaatcggtctataacctgatatagctcccatacaaagcgatctccggatttgacttctcgagcccttacaaaccgcaatttttgtcccgaATCGGTCATGGACCtggtattgctcccatataaactgatctcccgatttaacttcttgagcccttacaagacgcaatttttatccgatttggctgaaatttcgcatgtggtgttccgttatgactttcaaccactgtctataacctgatatagctcccatataaaccgatctcccgatttttataccctccaccataagatggggggtatactaatttcgtcattctgtttgtaactactcgaaatattcgtctgagaccccataaagtatatatattcttgatcgtcgtgacattttatgtcgatctagccatgtccgtccgtctgtctgtccgtccgtccgtccgtctgtctgtcgaaagcacgctaacttccgaaggagtaaagctagccgcttgaaattttgcacaaatacatcttattggtgtaggtcggttggtattgtaaatgggccatatcggtccatgttttgatatagttgccatataaaccgatcttgggtcttgacttcttgagcttctagagtacgaaattcttatccgattggaatgaaattttgcacgacgtgttttgttatgatatccaacaactgtgcgaagtatagttcaaatcggtccataacctgatatagctgccatataaactgatcttgggtcttgacttcttgagcctctagcgtgcgcaattcttatccgattgaaatgaaattttgcacgacgtgttttgttattatatccaacaactgtgccaagtatggttcaaatcggtccataacctgatatagctgccatataaaccgatcttgggtcttgacttcttgagcctctagagggcgcaattcttatctgaatggaatggaatttcgcacgacgtgttttgttatgatacccaacaactgtgccaagtatggttcaaatcggtacataacctgatatagctgccatataaaacgatcttgggtcttgacttcttgagcctctagagggcacaattcttatccgatttgaatgaatttttgcacgaagtatttcgttataatatccaacaactgtgccaagtatggttgaaatcggtccataacctgatatagctgtcatataaacagatctggggatttgacttcttgagcttctagagggcgcaattcctatccgatttggctgaaattttgcatgacgtattttatttttactttcaacaactgtgtcaaataaggttcaaatcggttcataagctgatatagctgccatataaaccgatctgggatcttgacttcttgacccctagaggtcgcaattattatccgatatgcctgaaattttgtacgacggatcctctcatgaccatcaacaaaggtgtatattatggtctgaatcggtctatagcccgatacagatcccatataaatcgttctctctatcttacttcgtgagccccaatgggcgcaattcttatacgaattggctgaaattttacacaggtctccaaaatataatttaattgtggttcgaaccggaccatatcttgatatcgttttaatagcagagcaactcttttcttatatccttttttgcctaagaaaagatgccggaaaagaactcgacaaatgcgatccatggtggagggtatataagattcggcctggccgaacttagcacgcttttacttgttactttttgAGCGCTaccaagccccaatttttgtccgatttggctgaagttgagaatctagtgttttgttatgacattcaactactgtgcttagtactgcccaaatcggtctataaactgatcccatataaaccggtctctcgaccatgattgttcggttcctagaagctttagtttttgcccgtttgacagaagtttggtatatagaataaaattatgcccttcaactaaatttattttgtaaaagttttttgcagaatccattgtggtgggttcccaaaattcggtccggctgaacatagcacgcttttacttgttataccctccaccataagatggggggtatactaatttcgtcattctgtttgtaactactcgaaatattcgtctgagaccccataaagtatatatattcttgatcgtcgtgacattttatgtcgatctagccatgtccgtccgtctgtccgtccgtccgtccgtccgtctgtctgtcgaaagcacgctaacttccgaaggagtaaagctagccgcttgaaaatttgcacaaatacttcttattagtgtaggtcggttggtattgtaaatgggccatatcggtccatgttttgatatagctgccatataaaccgatcttgggtcttgacttcttgagcctctagagtgcgcaattcttatccgattgggatgacattttgcacgacgtgtttttctatgatatccaacaactgtgccaagtatagtttaaatcggttcataacctgatatagctgccatataaactgatcttgggtcttgacttcttgagcctctagcgtgcgcaattcttatccgatcagaatgaaattttgcacaacgtgttttgttattatatccaacaactgtgccaagtatggttgaaatcggtccattacctgatatagctgccatataaaccgatcttgggtcttgacttcttgagcctctagagtgcgcaatt from the Stomoxys calcitrans chromosome 1, idStoCalc2.1, whole genome shotgun sequence genome contains:
- the LOC106081446 gene encoding uncharacterized protein LOC106081446, whose protein sequence is MGRGSLPTPIAKKEGQKKKLKSTSLWVDKYSGFLVLMATVPDKCQWSPRVLWSWWQPLRPVGSLLGSRLSVRPSSLWGFLMCCFLSTVRSTLADGQGNILYYPLPNLTMSSCLGYSIEPNQRLSNKKKLDVVPT